CGGATCGGCTTTGACGCTGATGTCGCCCTGTTCCAGCACCGTGGCAAAATCGTCGCCGAGAAACGGCAGCGTCAGGCGCTGCGTCCAGTCGATATCGAAGTAGCCGGCGTAGCGGCTGGCTGCGCCGTGTTCGATCACGTCGCGCCACCAGGCGTTCTCCAGCGAGGCGGCCATATGGTTGGGGACGATATCCAGAATCAGCCCCAGGCCGGCCTGCTTCAGCGCCTTAACCAGGCGATCGAAGCCTTCACGACCGCCGATGGCCGGGTCGATTTCGTTGGCGTCGGTGACGTCGTAGCCGTGGGTGGAGTCGGTGGTCGCGGTGAAGACTGGTGAGGCGTAGAGGTGGCTGGCGCCCAGCCGTTTAATATAGGGCACCAGGCCCGCCGCGCGGTCAAAGGTCATGCCGTTGCGGAACTGGATGCGGTAAGTGGCTGTAGGAATGGTCATTTTTTCTTCCCTGCTGTCAAACGCACGAGGATGCTGTTGGGCGGCAGCTCACCGCCCGGCCTGGAGCCTGCCGGCGCCGCTTCTCCAGCCTGCTGTGGCACAGCGGAACTGCCGCTGGCTTTTCCTGCCTGCTCTGGCGCAGCGGAACTGCCGCTGGCGGTTTCACCAGCGGGCCAGGCGAAGATCGTTTTACCGGGCTGGTCGGGCAGCGGCTGCGGCTTTTTACCGATATTAAAGGCCAGCGACAGCGTGCCCTGCGGCAGCGTCCAGCTGACCGCCACCAGGCCCGCTGCGGTGGTAACCACCTTGCCAGCGTTGCCGCCAGCCTGCGCCAGCAGCGGCACGATATGCTGATGGCGCAGCTGCAGCAGCCGGCGGGTGAAGGCCAGCCAGGCGCGGCCGTCTTCACTGTCCGCCTGCTGCCAGTTCAGCTTCGAATCATCAAAGGTTTGCTGCGCGTTCGGGTCGGGAACCGCTTCGCCCGCGTAGCCGCTGTGGCCGGCAAACTCCTTCGCCCGGCCTTTGCGCACCGCCTCTGCCAGGTCGCCGTGGAAGTCGGTAAAGAACAGGAACGGCTGCGTTTCGCCGTACTCTTCGCCCATAAACAGCAGCGGGCTGTGCGGCGACAGCAGCAGCGCGGCCAGCAGCACGCGGGTACGCTCCGCTCCGGCCAGCGTTAACAGCCGTTCGCCCAGCGCGCGGTTGCCCACCTGATCGTGATTCTGAATAAAATCGACGAAGGCCAGCGGCGGCTGGCTGCGGCTGTCCACGCCGCGCGCTTCACCGCTCTGCGGCGAGACTTCGCCCTGATAAGCGAAGCCTTCGGCCAGCGATCGCGCCAGCTGGGCTTCCGGCTCGCGGGAGAAGTCTTCGTAGTAGGCGTGGGTTTCATCGGTGGCCAGCACGTGCACGGCGTTGTGATAATCATCGTTCCATTCGGCGGTGAACAGCGGCGCGCTGCCGTCGGCGTGGCGCGGGTGCAGATCGATGATGTTGCGGCAGTCTTCGGTGGTCAGGTGGATCGGCCGGTCGGTGATTTCCGCGCGGATGCGCCGGGCGATCTCCACGAGGATATGCGGCTGCGAGTCATCTTCGATCTGGTCGATGGCGTCGAAGCGCAGGCCGTCGAGGCGGTACTCCCGCAGCCAGTAGAGCGGGGCTTCGGCGATATAGCGGCGGGCGGCGTCAGCCTGATAGGCGATGCCTGCTCCCCAGGGGGTGTGGCGCTGTTTATCGAAGAAGTCCGGGGCCAGTAGCGGCAGGTAGTTGCCTTCCGGGCCAAAGTGGTTGAGTACGATATCCAGCAGTACCGAGATGCCGTGGCCGTGGGCGGCATCGACCAGCGCTTTTAAGTCATCCGGCGTGCCGTAGGCGCTGTGCGGGGCGTAGAGCAGGACGCCGTCGTAACCCCAGCCGCGGTTGCCGCCGAACTGCGACAGCGGCAGGAGTTCGATGGCGGTGATGCCGAGGTCGGCCAGGTGTGGCAGTTTTTCGATGGCGGCGCGGAAGGTGCCTTCAGGGGTGAAGGTGCCGATGTGCAGTTCGTAGGTGACAATCTCCTGCCACGGGCGGCCACGCCAGTCAGAGTGTTTCCAGTTGTAACCGTGTGGGTCGGTTACCACGGAGGGGCCGTTGACGTCGTGCTTTTGTGCGCGGGAGGCCGGGTCCGGGACGGTTGTGCCGTCGGGTAGCAGGTAGCGGTATTCCGCACCGGGGGAGACGCCGCTGACCTGCAGTTCGAACCAGCCGTCGGCGGCCGGGTTCATGTCGCTGTTTTCGCCGTTGAGTTGCAGGGTGATGTGGTCGTGGCCGGGAGCCCAGAGGCGGAACCAGACGGTGTCTGGGGCGAGGGTTTCGGCGCCCCAGCTGGTGGATACGGTTGCAGATTCCATGCGGTGGCCTCGAGATTGTCTGATGTGGATATAGGTCGAAATTTAAGGATAGACGGTGAAATGTCCTGTTGGGGGCGGGGGGTGAAACGTTTCGGGGCCAGGGCAAGGGCTAAGGCAAGGGCAAGGGCCAGGGCTGGTCGCCTGTGGGATCGAGAGTGGCGGGCCTGTCAGCGGGCGACCCTGCGCGGGTTACCCCGCTCCGGGCTCATCCCACTGCCCTCCCTGATGACGGGCTTTGGGGTGGGCTGGGGGAAGGGCTTGAGGCAAGGGCAAGGGCAAGGGCTAAGGCAAGGGCTGGTCGCCTGTGGGATCGAGAGTGGCGGGCCTGTCAGCGGGCGACCCTGCGCGGGTTACCCCGCTCCGGGCTCATCCCACTGCCCTCCCTGATAATCGGCTTTGGGGTGGGCTGGGGGAAGGGCTTGAGGCAAGGGCTAAGGCTAAGGCAAGGGCCAGGGCTGGTCGCCTGTGGGATCGAGAGTTTCGGGCCTGTCAGCGGGCGACCCTGCGCGGGTTACCCCGCTCCGGGCTCATCCCACTGCCCTCCCTGATAATTGGCTTCGGGATGGGCTGGGGGTTAGGGCGCTGCGTCTAGGGTTTAAATTTAAGCGGGGAGTCCGCAGGGCTGGGCGGGGGTGTGCCTTCCATTCCCATGCCGCCGAGGGTGAAGAGGGCGAAGCGCAAGAGGCGGTTGCGGGCGTGGTTTTCTTTGGCGGCGTTGTTATGCTTGTGGGTGTTGTTCATGGTTGGGTGCCTTGGGTGAGGGGCGATAGTTTAATTAAGCAGGAAGCGTGCCAGGGGAATGTGGCGTGCAAGCGCACGGATCGACAACTGTTGTTGGCGGTTTATGGCAGAGTGGCCGCCCTGTGATGGGGCAGGTTGCACCAGATTGGGCGATCGGGGGCGCAGGAGGGTTGTTTCTGATTGAATGGATAGGAGCATTGGGGGACACAGTGTGGCGGATTCTTGAGAGGCTGTGGTTAATTGCGCAGTGTTTCAGGTTCTGCAGCAGGGGCGTTCCGGGGCGCGTTGCCGGTTGGAACAGGTGAGTATCGGTGTTTGTCAAACTTCGGTACGAATGGTGGTGTTTTTTGCCCGTTTGGGGTGGTGCGTTTAGGGTTGATGTGGTGGTTATGCGTATGAGATGGATGTTAGCGGTGATGGTCGCGGTGATGGTTGCGGCGTTGAGCGGCTGTGATAGTGGTGGCGAGCAGGGGGCCGGGAAGGATGCTCAGCGAGCCTGGGTGCTGGAAGGCAAAACCATGGGTACCTTCTGGCGGGTGAGCGTGGCCGGGGTGGATGCGCAGCGGCGCGAGGCGCTGCAAAAGGCGGTGCAGCAGCAGCTTGATGCGGATGACCGCGAGCTGTCGACGTGGAAGAGCGATTCGCTGCTGTCCCGGTTTAATCAGTATCGCGGCAGCGAGCCGTGGCCGGTAAGCAATAATATGGCGGATATCGTGACCGTGGCGCTGCGTATCGGCCAGCAGACGGCGGGCGCGATGGATATTACCGTTGGGCCGCTGGTCAATCTGTGGGGCTTCGGGCCGGATAAGCAGCCGGTGAAGATCCCGGATGCGGCGCAGATTGCGGCGGCGAAGGCGCTGACCGGGCTGCAGCATCTGCAGGTGATCAACCGCGCCGGGCAGGCCTATCTGCAGAAGGATCTTCCCCAGCTGTATGTCGACCTTTCTACCGTCGGCGAGGGTTTTGCCACCGATCATCTGGCGCGGCTGATGGAGCAGGAGGGGATCAATAACTATCTGGTGTCGGTGGGCGGTGCGGTGCTGACGCGCGGGACCCCTGCTCAGGGGCGCGGCTGGCAGGTGGCGATTCAGAAGCCCACTGACCGGGAGAACGCGGTGCAGGCTGTGGTGGATCTGCAGGGGCACGGCATCAGCACCTCCGGCAGTTATCGCAACTATTATGAGCTGGACGGCAGGCGTATTTCGCACGTGATCGACCCGGCCACCGGCCAGCCGATTCAGCATAAGCTGGTGTCGGCGACGGTGATCGCCACTACCGCGCTGGAGGCGGACGGCTGGGACACCGGGCTGATGGTGCTGGGCACCGAGCGGGCGAAGGCGCTGGCGCTGCGCGAGAAGCTGGCGGTGTATCTGATCTATAAGCAGGGCGACCAGTTTGCCAGCTGGATGTCGCCACAGTTCAGCGCGTTTATTCAGCCGCCGGCGCGGCAGTGAGGGGGAGTAATGCTCGATCTGTTTGGTGACGAAGAGCCCTGGGCCGAGCCGCTGGCGGAGGGGGCGGTGGTGCTGCGCCGTCGCGCCCGCGAGCAGGCGGGGGCGATACTGGCGCAGGTGCAGCAGATTGCCGCGCGGAACCCGTTCGTGCACCGCTTTACGCCGGGCGGCCAGCGGATGTCGGCGGCGATGACCCACTGCGGTGATTTTGGCTGGGCCTCGGAAAGCCGGGGCTATGGCTACGCTGAGCCGCGCAGCGATGCCGGGCGCTGCCCGCCGATGCCGGCACTGTTCCGCGAGCTGGCGGTAAGCTGCGCCCGGGAGGCGGGATTCAGCGGCTTTAACCCGGACTTCTGCCTGGTGAACCGCTATGAGCCGGGGGCGAAGATGGGGCTGCATCAGG
This portion of the Erwinia sp. E602 genome encodes:
- the apbE gene encoding FAD:protein FMN transferase ApbE encodes the protein MRMRWMLAVMVAVMVAALSGCDSGGEQGAGKDAQRAWVLEGKTMGTFWRVSVAGVDAQRREALQKAVQQQLDADDRELSTWKSDSLLSRFNQYRGSEPWPVSNNMADIVTVALRIGQQTAGAMDITVGPLVNLWGFGPDKQPVKIPDAAQIAAAKALTGLQHLQVINRAGQAYLQKDLPQLYVDLSTVGEGFATDHLARLMEQEGINNYLVSVGGAVLTRGTPAQGRGWQVAIQKPTDRENAVQAVVDLQGHGISTSGSYRNYYELDGRRISHVIDPATGQPIQHKLVSATVIATTALEADGWDTGLMVLGTERAKALALREKLAVYLIYKQGDQFASWMSPQFSAFIQPPARQ
- the alkB gene encoding DNA oxidative demethylase AlkB, with product MLDLFGDEEPWAEPLAEGAVVLRRRAREQAGAILAQVQQIAARNPFVHRFTPGGQRMSAAMTHCGDFGWASESRGYGYAEPRSDAGRCPPMPALFRELAVSCAREAGFSGFNPDFCLVNRYEPGAKMGLHQDKDERDLRQPIVSVSLGLPAVFLFGGFERTDATQRLLLEHGDVVVWGGPSRLRFHGILPLKPGSHPDAGAFRYNLTFRRAR
- the treZ gene encoding malto-oligosyltrehalose trehalohydrolase, encoding MESATVSTSWGAETLAPDTVWFRLWAPGHDHITLQLNGENSDMNPAADGWFELQVSGVSPGAEYRYLLPDGTTVPDPASRAQKHDVNGPSVVTDPHGYNWKHSDWRGRPWQEIVTYELHIGTFTPEGTFRAAIEKLPHLADLGITAIELLPLSQFGGNRGWGYDGVLLYAPHSAYGTPDDLKALVDAAHGHGISVLLDIVLNHFGPEGNYLPLLAPDFFDKQRHTPWGAGIAYQADAARRYIAEAPLYWLREYRLDGLRFDAIDQIEDDSQPHILVEIARRIRAEITDRPIHLTTEDCRNIIDLHPRHADGSAPLFTAEWNDDYHNAVHVLATDETHAYYEDFSREPEAQLARSLAEGFAYQGEVSPQSGEARGVDSRSQPPLAFVDFIQNHDQVGNRALGERLLTLAGAERTRVLLAALLLSPHSPLLFMGEEYGETQPFLFFTDFHGDLAEAVRKGRAKEFAGHSGYAGEAVPDPNAQQTFDDSKLNWQQADSEDGRAWLAFTRRLLQLRHQHIVPLLAQAGGNAGKVVTTAAGLVAVSWTLPQGTLSLAFNIGKKPQPLPDQPGKTIFAWPAGETASGSSAAPEQAGKASGSSAVPQQAGEAAPAGSRPGGELPPNSILVRLTAGKKK